A genomic segment from Limisphaera ngatamarikiensis encodes:
- a CDS encoding TMEM14 family protein, which yields MTPDRVLWVYIVLLVVGGLVGWLKAGSKVSLIVSVLFAAALSACAMGWITVPLGPDLLLIVLLLLFGWRLLQSKKFMPSGLMLALTVVALALRHWRW from the coding sequence ATGACGCCGGATCGGGTGCTCTGGGTTTACATCGTACTGCTGGTCGTGGGCGGATTGGTGGGCTGGCTCAAAGCCGGCAGCAAGGTCTCCCTGATCGTTTCCGTCCTGTTCGCCGCCGCCCTGAGCGCCTGCGCCATGGGCTGGATCACCGTGCCGCTCGGGCCGGACCTCCTGCTGATCGTTCTGCTGCTGCTCTTCGGCTGGCGCCTGCTCCAGAGCAAAAAGTTCATGCCCTCCGGCCTGATGCTGGCCCTCACCGTCGTGGCCCTGGCCCTCCGCCACTGGCGGTGGTAA
- a CDS encoding CPXCG motif-containing cysteine-rich protein — translation MEVTQTVICPHCGQAFDLVIDTSEGFQRFDTDCEVCCRPLEVVVECEPGLIISLDVVPQ, via the coding sequence ATGGAAGTAACCCAAACCGTCATCTGCCCCCATTGCGGCCAGGCCTTCGACCTCGTAATCGACACCAGCGAGGGATTCCAGCGCTTCGACACCGACTGCGAGGTCTGCTGTCGTCCACTCGAGGTGGTCGTGGAATGTGAACCCGGCCTCATCATCAGTCTGGACGTCGTGCCCCAATGA
- a CDS encoding BON domain-containing protein, translating into MTGLILGAAAAWWLGPRLRPQQVAQWRDEWTATGEELRQAFQQKLELLHLTATNIQEELARRGQVVRRAALDFGQTVADAATDARIVAAIKAKYVADPRLSALRISVRSSGGRVWLSGTVNSPDDIGRAILLAMEADSAVREVTADLKVATP; encoded by the coding sequence ATGACGGGCCTGATCCTGGGGGCGGCCGCCGCATGGTGGCTCGGCCCCCGGCTCCGCCCGCAACAGGTGGCGCAGTGGCGGGATGAATGGACGGCCACGGGCGAGGAACTCCGCCAGGCCTTCCAACAAAAACTGGAACTGCTCCACCTGACCGCCACCAACATCCAGGAGGAACTGGCCCGCCGCGGCCAGGTTGTGCGCCGGGCCGCTCTGGACTTCGGTCAAACCGTGGCCGACGCCGCCACCGACGCCCGCATCGTCGCCGCCATCAAGGCCAAATACGTCGCCGACCCGCGCCTCTCCGCCCTCCGCATCTCGGTCCGCAGCTCCGGCGGACGCGTCTGGTTGAGCGGCACCGTCAACTCACCCGACGACATCGGCCGCGCCATCCTCCTGGCCATGGAAGCCGACTCCGCCGTCCGCGAAGTCACCGCCGATTTGAAGGTCGCCACACCCTGA
- the ispG gene encoding (E)-4-hydroxy-3-methylbut-2-enyl-diphosphate synthase has translation MRYCPSPYRYERRRTREIHLGDPLQGGVTIGGDHPVVVQSMITSDTMNTEACVREVLALVEAGCQVVRITAPTVKDAANLRNIVGELRARGCRVPIVADIHFKPEAAMEAVRWVECVRVNPGNFADSKKFIVREYTDEQYAAELARVEAKFTPLVLECKRLGRALRIGTNHGSLSDRILNRYGDTPLGMVESALEFARICRKHDFHNFKFSMKASNPKVAIQCYRLLVARLAQEGEDWNYPLHLGVTEAGDGEDGRIKSAIGIGSLLCDGLGDTIRVSLTEDAVHEIPVCKAILDCIPALTRPDLQVPTDEFPYSPFEYQRRPSREVPLPGGIRAGGDQPIRVVVPRAAWQILLPQIPARADVRPEAAYEDLAIAEVDPRQPFDLPDESQWVTVRDTPELPALAAFRLLAWRLRQMNRRNPILLKDCLQVPQPPLDPQTALLRSSIVLGGLLADGIGDAILVRNESDPRRALQLAFNILQAAGCRSFKTEYVACPSCGRTLFNLQTVTARIKARTSHLKGVKIAVMGCIVNGPGEMADADFGYVGGAPGKVNLYVGKKPVKFNIPEEEAVDRLIDLIREHGKWVDPEPNPAPEPAPPAPNPCSVSSAV, from the coding sequence ATGAGATACTGTCCCTCCCCCTATCGCTACGAACGACGACGCACGCGGGAAATCCACCTCGGCGACCCTCTACAGGGCGGGGTGACCATCGGCGGCGACCACCCGGTGGTCGTCCAGTCCATGATCACCTCCGACACCATGAACACCGAGGCCTGTGTCCGCGAAGTCCTCGCCCTCGTCGAGGCCGGCTGCCAGGTGGTTCGCATCACCGCCCCCACCGTCAAGGACGCCGCCAACCTCCGCAACATCGTCGGCGAACTGCGCGCCCGCGGCTGCCGCGTGCCCATCGTGGCCGACATCCACTTCAAACCCGAGGCCGCCATGGAGGCAGTCCGATGGGTCGAATGCGTCCGCGTCAACCCGGGCAATTTCGCCGACTCCAAAAAGTTCATCGTCAGGGAATACACCGACGAACAGTACGCCGCCGAACTGGCTCGCGTGGAGGCCAAGTTCACCCCCTTGGTCCTCGAATGCAAACGCCTCGGGCGCGCCCTCCGGATCGGTACCAACCACGGCTCGCTCTCCGACCGCATCCTCAACCGGTACGGTGACACCCCCCTGGGCATGGTCGAAAGCGCGCTGGAATTCGCACGCATCTGCCGCAAACACGACTTCCACAACTTCAAATTCTCCATGAAGGCCTCCAACCCCAAGGTGGCCATCCAATGCTACCGGTTGTTGGTCGCCCGCCTGGCCCAGGAGGGCGAGGACTGGAACTACCCCCTCCACCTCGGCGTCACCGAGGCCGGCGACGGCGAAGACGGCCGCATCAAAAGCGCCATTGGCATCGGATCCCTGCTCTGCGACGGCCTCGGCGACACCATCCGCGTCTCCCTCACCGAGGACGCGGTCCACGAAATCCCCGTCTGCAAGGCCATCCTGGATTGCATCCCGGCACTCACCCGCCCGGACCTCCAGGTCCCCACGGACGAGTTCCCCTACAGCCCCTTCGAATACCAACGGCGACCCTCCCGGGAAGTGCCCCTGCCCGGCGGCATCCGCGCCGGCGGCGACCAACCCATCCGCGTGGTGGTCCCGCGCGCGGCCTGGCAAATCCTCCTGCCGCAAATCCCCGCCCGGGCCGACGTCCGACCCGAAGCCGCCTACGAAGACCTCGCAATCGCCGAAGTCGACCCCCGACAGCCCTTCGACCTGCCGGACGAATCCCAATGGGTAACCGTCCGGGATACACCGGAGCTGCCAGCCCTGGCCGCTTTCCGGCTGCTGGCATGGCGACTGCGCCAAATGAACCGTCGCAACCCCATTCTGCTCAAAGACTGCCTCCAGGTGCCGCAACCGCCGCTGGACCCCCAAACCGCACTCCTGCGCAGCTCGATCGTCCTGGGCGGACTCCTGGCCGACGGCATCGGCGACGCCATCCTCGTCCGCAACGAATCCGACCCCCGCAGGGCCCTGCAACTGGCCTTCAACATCCTCCAGGCCGCCGGATGCAGAAGTTTCAAAACCGAGTACGTGGCCTGCCCCTCCTGCGGCCGCACCCTCTTCAACCTCCAGACCGTCACGGCCCGCATCAAGGCCCGCACCTCGCACCTCAAGGGCGTCAAAATCGCCGTCATGGGCTGCATCGTCAACGGCCCGGGCGAAATGGCCGATGCGGATTTCGGCTACGTCGGGGGCGCACCCGGCAAGGTGAACCTCTACGTCGGCAAAAAGCCGGTCAAATTCAACATCCCGGAAGAGGAAGCCGTGGACCGGCTCATTGACCTCATCCGCGAACACGGCAAATGGGTGGACCCGGAGCCGAACCCGGCGCCGGAACCCGCCCCGCCGGCTCCCAACCCATGTTCCGTTTCCTCTGCGGTTTGA
- the rseP gene encoding RIP metalloprotease RseP has translation MSVWNILYVAVAVVLLFGAAVFVHEFGHFWMARRRGLKVEAFAIGFGPKLFSWTRDGVEYSWRLIPAGGFVKLPQMTTASLIEGQTADGKPLPPATPGSKILVSVAGPLMNVVFAFFIATILWIVGLPVPVNPPIVGYVDPDSEEARLGIQPGDRVVLVDGRKIRSWQDVNEATAMARTNVVQVVTERDGRFFTNHLATVVNKTFGLKLLRLEPRDHPEIVRVQPGTAAEEAGLQPGDRVLAFAGVPVVSDQHLVQLIRKHPEQPAEIRIERKGEKLTLTIRPRRDPQTGHGMIGVMLGSSSTQRFVVQRPGPTPWAQVSEVVTKTWRTLVALVYSRQTGVGAKDLSGPVGILAMLAGWVNTDYRLALSFLVLLNVNLAILNLLPIPVLDGGHVLLALIEWIRRRPLSARLVESVTTAFAVLLISFMAYVTFFDVKRIPLFSAWFKATRQVELAAPESVEPLTDPAGAPAGSSKP, from the coding sequence ATGAGCGTTTGGAACATTTTGTATGTGGCGGTCGCGGTGGTCCTGTTGTTCGGCGCGGCCGTCTTTGTCCACGAGTTCGGCCACTTCTGGATGGCCCGGCGCCGAGGCTTGAAGGTCGAGGCGTTCGCCATCGGTTTCGGCCCCAAATTGTTTTCGTGGACCCGCGACGGCGTCGAGTATTCCTGGCGACTGATCCCCGCAGGGGGCTTCGTGAAACTGCCCCAGATGACCACCGCCTCCCTGATCGAGGGCCAAACGGCCGATGGCAAACCCCTGCCGCCGGCCACTCCGGGCTCCAAAATCCTGGTGTCCGTCGCCGGCCCGCTCATGAACGTCGTCTTTGCCTTCTTCATCGCCACGATCCTCTGGATCGTCGGGCTGCCCGTGCCGGTGAATCCCCCGATCGTCGGCTACGTCGATCCGGACTCCGAAGAGGCCCGACTCGGCATCCAGCCCGGCGACCGCGTGGTGCTGGTGGACGGCCGCAAAATCCGGTCCTGGCAGGACGTCAATGAAGCCACCGCCATGGCCCGCACCAACGTCGTCCAGGTGGTCACCGAACGAGACGGCCGGTTCTTCACCAACCACCTCGCCACCGTGGTCAACAAGACCTTCGGACTGAAACTGCTCCGGCTCGAACCGCGCGATCACCCCGAGATCGTCCGCGTGCAACCCGGTACCGCAGCCGAGGAGGCCGGGCTGCAACCCGGCGATCGCGTCCTTGCCTTCGCCGGTGTGCCCGTCGTCAGCGACCAGCACCTGGTTCAGTTGATCCGTAAACACCCCGAACAGCCCGCCGAAATCCGGATCGAGCGCAAGGGCGAAAAACTCACCCTCACCATTCGACCCCGACGCGACCCGCAAACCGGCCACGGAATGATCGGCGTCATGCTGGGCAGCAGCAGCACCCAGCGGTTCGTGGTCCAACGACCGGGGCCCACTCCGTGGGCCCAGGTGAGCGAGGTCGTCACCAAAACCTGGCGCACCCTCGTCGCGCTGGTTTACTCCAGGCAAACCGGCGTGGGCGCCAAAGACCTGAGCGGCCCGGTCGGCATCCTCGCCATGCTGGCCGGCTGGGTGAATACCGACTACCGCCTCGCACTCAGTTTCCTCGTCCTCCTGAACGTAAACCTGGCCATCCTGAACCTGCTGCCCATCCCCGTGCTCGACGGAGGACATGTCCTCCTGGCGCTGATCGAGTGGATCCGGCGCCGACCCCTCAGCGCCCGGCTGGTCGAATCCGTCACCACCGCCTTCGCCGTGCTGTTGATCTCGTTCATGGCGTACGTGACCTTTTTCGACGTCAAACGCATCCCCCTGTTCAGCGCCTGGTTCAAGGCAACCCGTCAGGTCGAACTGGCCGCGCCCGAGTCCGTCGAGCCGCTGACCGACCCGGCGGGCGCCCCTGCAGGTTCTTCGAAGCCATGA
- a CDS encoding 3-keto-disaccharide hydrolase → MKGWKLLARGSRGAWGWLFLAGFLAGELWVSGAADGFRPLFDGQSLAGWVQRGGHATYTVEEGCIVGRSARETANSFLCTTQAFGDFELELEVRAEPGLNSGVQIRSECYDRPTEVIYGTQTLRIPAGRVHGYQVEVDHNRNRRWSGGIYDEARRGWIWPLTNQPEASAAFRFGEWNHYRIRCVGDHIQTWVNGVPAADVVDSMTLSGFIGLQVHGSSEAGLEVRWRNLRIRELGRHVWKPLWDGRTLTGWRAAGEGDWLIEDGVLRGVHRRDQAGYGHLITEARFTNFTARLKFKAVRGNSGFYFRVEPTGFSGVTGLQAEIDAEKDVGGLYETNGRGWVVQPSAEELAKYFRRGDWNTLTVSAHEGRIVVHVNGYKTAELREDPGRREGHLALQLHGGQDCEIWFKDIEWLVPDR, encoded by the coding sequence ATGAAAGGTTGGAAACTGCTGGCGCGAGGGAGTCGGGGGGCTTGGGGGTGGTTGTTCCTTGCCGGTTTTTTGGCCGGGGAGTTGTGGGTGTCCGGGGCGGCGGATGGGTTCCGGCCGTTGTTTGACGGGCAGAGCCTGGCCGGGTGGGTCCAGCGGGGCGGACACGCGACGTACACGGTGGAGGAGGGTTGCATTGTGGGCCGGTCGGCGCGTGAGACGGCCAACAGTTTTCTCTGCACCACGCAGGCCTTTGGTGATTTTGAGCTGGAACTGGAGGTTCGGGCGGAGCCGGGCCTCAATTCCGGGGTTCAGATCCGCAGCGAGTGTTATGATCGACCGACCGAGGTGATTTATGGGACCCAGACCCTGCGGATCCCGGCCGGTCGTGTCCACGGCTATCAGGTGGAGGTGGACCACAACCGGAACCGGCGGTGGAGTGGCGGGATTTATGATGAGGCACGTCGGGGGTGGATTTGGCCGTTAACCAATCAGCCGGAGGCCAGTGCGGCCTTTCGTTTCGGCGAATGGAACCACTACCGGATTCGTTGTGTGGGCGACCACATCCAGACGTGGGTGAACGGGGTGCCCGCGGCGGATGTGGTGGATTCGATGACGCTGAGCGGGTTCATCGGGCTGCAGGTGCACGGGTCGTCCGAGGCCGGCTTGGAGGTGCGCTGGCGCAACTTGCGGATCCGGGAGCTCGGACGGCATGTATGGAAACCGTTGTGGGATGGGCGGACCTTGACGGGCTGGCGGGCGGCGGGCGAGGGGGATTGGCTCATTGAGGATGGCGTTTTACGGGGCGTTCACCGCCGGGACCAGGCCGGCTACGGGCATCTCATTACCGAGGCCCGGTTCACGAATTTCACGGCCCGCCTGAAATTCAAGGCCGTTCGTGGCAACAGCGGTTTCTATTTTCGGGTGGAACCGACGGGGTTCAGCGGCGTGACCGGCCTGCAGGCGGAGATCGATGCGGAGAAGGACGTGGGCGGTCTGTATGAGACGAACGGGCGCGGCTGGGTGGTGCAGCCTTCGGCAGAGGAGCTGGCGAAATACTTCCGGCGCGGAGACTGGAACACGCTGACCGTCAGTGCGCATGAGGGCCGGATTGTGGTTCACGTCAACGGCTACAAAACGGCCGAGCTACGCGAGGATCCGGGGCGACGCGAGGGCCACCTGGCCCTGCAGCTGCACGGCGGCCAGGATTGCGAGATTTGGTTCAAGGACATTGAGTGGCTGGTGCCCGACCGTTGA
- a CDS encoding PmoA family protein produces the protein MHTVAAITTRRFAWASTLWGLGWILLAGCAGRGVEVPRPAEAVVEVVAAGDRVRVLIDGQVFTEYFHRDVPKPYCHPLRGPDGVILTRLWPMQETVGEEHDHPHHRGLWYAHGEVNGIDFWTEGPGRGRIVQEAILEAGSGRGEGRLRTRNRWVAPDGRVVCTDERALRFLPGPGGARLLDFEITIMASHGEVVFGDTKEGTFAVRVAESMRVRPNRAGAGRTPGRILTSMGDRDGDAWGKRAAWCDYSGPVGDRWMGIAIFDHPENPRHPTWWHVRDYGLFAANPFGRHDFERLKDSTAGRLVLPAGGRVTFRYRVYLHEGDAEQAGVARQYAAWIRGRGDGTGRQGENVQRENRAP, from the coding sequence ATGCACACTGTGGCAGCCATCACGACCCGCCGGTTCGCATGGGCGTCCACCCTGTGGGGTCTGGGGTGGATCCTACTGGCGGGCTGTGCGGGCCGGGGTGTGGAGGTCCCGAGGCCGGCGGAGGCCGTGGTGGAGGTGGTTGCGGCCGGGGATCGTGTACGCGTGCTCATCGACGGTCAGGTTTTCACCGAGTACTTTCATCGGGACGTGCCCAAACCGTATTGTCACCCGTTGCGGGGTCCGGATGGTGTGATTCTGACCCGTTTGTGGCCCATGCAGGAGACAGTGGGGGAGGAGCACGATCATCCGCATCATCGGGGGTTGTGGTACGCGCACGGCGAGGTCAACGGGATTGATTTTTGGACGGAGGGCCCGGGGCGGGGCCGGATTGTGCAGGAAGCCATTTTGGAGGCGGGATCGGGCCGTGGCGAGGGCCGGTTGCGGACGCGCAACCGCTGGGTGGCGCCGGACGGGCGGGTGGTGTGCACGGACGAGCGCGCGTTACGGTTTTTGCCGGGGCCCGGCGGAGCGCGGCTGCTGGATTTTGAGATCACGATCATGGCTTCTCATGGGGAGGTTGTGTTTGGCGACACCAAGGAGGGGACCTTCGCCGTGCGGGTGGCGGAGAGCATGCGGGTGCGCCCGAACCGTGCCGGGGCGGGGCGCACGCCGGGGCGGATCCTGACGAGCATGGGGGATCGGGACGGGGATGCCTGGGGCAAACGGGCGGCCTGGTGCGATTATTCCGGGCCGGTGGGGGATCGGTGGATGGGGATTGCCATATTCGATCATCCGGAGAATCCGCGGCATCCGACCTGGTGGCATGTGCGGGACTATGGTCTGTTTGCAGCCAATCCGTTTGGCCGGCACGATTTTGAGCGGCTGAAGGACAGCACGGCCGGTCGGTTGGTGTTGCCCGCCGGCGGCCGTGTCACGTTTCGTTACCGGGTTTACCTGCACGAGGGAGATGCGGAGCAGGCCGGAGTGGCCCGACAGTACGCCGCCTGGATTCGCGGCCGGGGGGACGGCACGGGCCGCCAGGGTGAAAACGTCCAGAGGGAAAACCGAGCACCATGA
- a CDS encoding Gfo/Idh/MocA family protein: MMNRREFLKRSLLASAAVAAGAGCHTVAPASRPRARILGANETIRVAVVGFGGRGRDHIRGFQELPNVRVTALCDADRAILEREVRRFQDRGEPVEAYTDIRKLLEKAQVDVVSIATPNHWHALAAIWSVQAGKDVYLEKPGSHNVFEGHQLEVAARKYRAIVQIGTQCRSSEGLREAVAWIQAGNLGRILRVRGLCYKRRESIGRTFGPQPIPATVDYDLWLGPAPLKPLRRARLHYDWHWVWDTGNGDLGNQGVHQVDIARWILGQQQLSPAVWAVGGRVGYVDDGETPNTLIVFHDYKPAPLLFEVRGLPEKSGSNRMDDFRGASIGVVVDCEGGTVVIPSYTRAIVYDRNGKQVRVFDGGGNHYANFIEAVRARRPELLHSDAREGHISAALCHTANISYRLGSFAPPDEIAARLREQPEMEEMFGRMMEHMRANEVDFRLTPLILGRFLRIRPDRETFVGDPQANALLTREYREPFVVPRRV, encoded by the coding sequence ATGATGAATCGTCGTGAATTCCTGAAACGTTCGTTGCTGGCATCGGCTGCCGTGGCGGCCGGGGCCGGCTGCCACACGGTGGCACCTGCGAGTCGGCCGCGTGCCCGGATTCTGGGTGCCAACGAAACCATTCGCGTGGCGGTGGTGGGATTCGGGGGACGGGGACGGGATCACATCCGGGGTTTTCAGGAGTTGCCCAACGTGCGGGTGACGGCCCTGTGCGATGCGGACCGGGCGATTTTGGAACGGGAGGTGAGGAGGTTCCAGGACCGGGGAGAACCCGTGGAGGCCTACACCGACATTCGGAAGCTTTTGGAGAAGGCGCAGGTGGACGTGGTGAGCATCGCCACGCCGAACCACTGGCACGCGTTGGCGGCGATCTGGTCGGTCCAGGCCGGGAAGGACGTTTACCTGGAGAAGCCCGGTTCGCACAACGTGTTCGAAGGCCATCAACTGGAGGTGGCGGCCCGCAAATACCGGGCCATTGTGCAGATCGGGACGCAATGTCGGTCTTCGGAGGGTTTGCGCGAAGCGGTGGCCTGGATTCAGGCGGGCAACCTGGGTCGGATCCTCCGGGTGCGCGGTTTGTGTTACAAGCGGCGGGAGAGCATCGGCCGCACTTTCGGGCCGCAACCCATTCCGGCCACGGTGGATTATGACCTCTGGCTGGGGCCGGCTCCGTTGAAGCCGTTGCGCCGGGCGCGACTGCACTACGACTGGCACTGGGTTTGGGACACCGGCAATGGGGATCTGGGGAACCAGGGGGTCCACCAGGTGGACATTGCCCGATGGATTCTCGGCCAGCAACAGTTGTCGCCGGCGGTGTGGGCCGTGGGCGGTCGGGTGGGTTACGTGGACGATGGTGAGACGCCCAACACGCTGATCGTTTTCCATGACTACAAGCCCGCTCCGCTGCTGTTTGAGGTTCGTGGGCTGCCGGAGAAGTCGGGGTCAAATCGCATGGACGATTTCCGCGGGGCCAGCATCGGGGTGGTGGTGGACTGCGAGGGCGGGACGGTGGTGATCCCGAGTTACACGCGTGCCATTGTGTACGATCGCAACGGCAAGCAGGTGCGGGTATTCGACGGGGGCGGCAATCACTACGCCAACTTCATCGAGGCGGTGCGCGCGCGGCGACCGGAGCTTTTGCATTCGGACGCGCGGGAGGGGCACATCTCGGCCGCGCTCTGTCACACGGCCAACATCTCGTATCGGCTGGGGTCGTTTGCTCCGCCGGACGAGATCGCGGCGCGGCTGCGGGAGCAACCGGAGATGGAAGAGATGTTCGGTCGAATGATGGAGCACATGCGGGCCAACGAAGTGGATTTTCGACTGACGCCGCTCATCCTGGGCCGGTTTTTGCGCATCCGACCGGACCGTGAAACCTTTGTGGGTGATCCCCAGGCCAACGCGCTGCTGACCCGCGAGTATCGGGAACCGTTTGTGGTGCCCCGGCGGGTGTAG
- the larA gene encoding nickel-dependent lactate racemase — MIVHLAYGEGTLPVDLPDDRTTVIKPRHLPGLPDERKAVSEALEHPIHAPPLREWIRPDTRICILFTDITRATPNHRLIPWLLEYLSFVPRENITLLNQTGTHRPNTRAELERMLTPEVVARYRVINHECENEADLKYLGDLPNGTPLWINRHAVEADLRIVTGFIEPHFFAGFSGGPKGIMPGVAGLRTIMGNHGARNIGHPNATFGVLDGNPIWEEIRDAALRVGPCFLLNVTLNEKREITGVFAGDLIRAHRVGCDFVKASAMYRCAEPFDVVVTTNSGYPLDLNLYQGVKGMSAGARILKPGGTLILAAECREGVPPGSPLDRLLRRVKHPGEILQLLATPGFEHPEQWQAHIQALVQQRGRVLLYSSLPDDIVRAAHLEPCHDIAAAVRNALRQAPPHAKVAALPQGPLSIPYLESTN, encoded by the coding sequence ATGATCGTTCACCTTGCCTACGGCGAAGGCACGTTGCCGGTGGACCTGCCGGACGACCGCACCACCGTCATCAAACCCCGACACCTGCCCGGCCTGCCCGACGAACGCAAGGCCGTGTCGGAAGCCCTCGAACATCCCATCCACGCGCCCCCGCTGCGGGAATGGATCCGGCCCGACACCCGCATCTGCATCCTCTTCACCGACATCACCCGCGCTACACCCAATCACCGGCTCATCCCCTGGCTGCTGGAGTACCTGTCCTTCGTGCCCCGCGAAAACATCACCCTGCTCAACCAAACCGGCACGCACCGACCCAACACTCGCGCCGAGCTGGAACGCATGCTCACCCCCGAGGTTGTCGCCCGTTACCGGGTCATCAACCACGAATGCGAAAACGAAGCCGACCTCAAGTATCTGGGCGACCTGCCCAACGGCACCCCCCTGTGGATCAACCGCCACGCCGTCGAGGCCGATTTGCGCATCGTCACCGGCTTCATTGAACCGCACTTCTTCGCCGGCTTCAGCGGCGGCCCCAAGGGCATCATGCCCGGCGTGGCCGGCCTGCGCACCATCATGGGCAACCACGGCGCCCGCAACATCGGCCACCCCAACGCCACCTTCGGCGTCCTCGACGGCAACCCCATCTGGGAGGAAATCCGCGACGCCGCCCTGCGGGTCGGCCCTTGCTTCCTCCTCAACGTTACCCTCAACGAAAAACGCGAGATCACCGGCGTGTTCGCCGGCGACCTCATCCGGGCGCACCGCGTCGGTTGTGACTTCGTCAAGGCCTCGGCCATGTATCGGTGCGCCGAACCCTTCGACGTGGTCGTCACCACCAACAGCGGGTACCCCCTCGACCTGAACCTCTACCAGGGCGTCAAGGGCATGAGCGCCGGAGCCCGCATCCTCAAACCCGGCGGCACTCTCATCTTGGCCGCCGAATGCCGCGAAGGTGTACCGCCGGGCAGCCCGCTGGATCGCCTGCTCCGACGGGTCAAACACCCCGGCGAAATCCTCCAACTCCTCGCCACCCCCGGCTTTGAACATCCGGAACAATGGCAGGCCCATATCCAGGCTCTGGTCCAGCAGCGCGGCCGCGTCCTGCTCTACAGCTCCCTCCCGGACGACATCGTTCGCGCCGCCCACCTGGAGCCGTGCCACGACATTGCCGCCGCAGTCCGCAACGCCCTCCGCCAAGCCCCGCCCCACGCCAAGGTCGCAGCCCTCCCCCAGGGCCCGCTCAGCATCCCCTACCTCGAATCTACCAACTAA
- a CDS encoding rhamnulokinase — translation MNAQVYLAIDLGAESGRVMVGRWTGKRMLMEEIHRFPNGPVALGDTLRWDILRLWEEIQQGLIRAARQYGRRIVSVGADTWGVDYVLLSRRGELLGLPYAYRDNRTRGVMERVFRKIPRPKLFARTGLQFLPFNTLFQLIAHQQTHPELLATAHRLLFMPDFVHWALCGSEVAEYTIASTSQCLDPKRRTWATNLLKELGLPTRLLPEIVPPGTQLGPLRPSVAERTGLEGVHVVAPPAHDTASAVAAVPARAGRSVNWAYISSGTWSLMGVEMPQPVLTERALAINITNEGGVDGTVRLLKNITGLWLVQQCRKAFEARGRSFTYPELVQKATEAVPLRSLVNPDDPRFLNPPDMPRAIQEFCHETGQPVPRTEGELIRCALESLALRYRQVLGWLEELVGQRLEVVHIVGGGSQNRLLNQLTADACQRPVITGPVEATAMGNALTQMRARGELKSLADMREVVRKSVDLGEYQPRKSDLWEEAFARFEELTRRSGGT, via the coding sequence ATGAACGCGCAAGTCTACCTGGCAATCGACCTGGGCGCAGAAAGCGGCCGTGTCATGGTCGGCCGCTGGACGGGCAAACGGATGCTCATGGAGGAAATCCACCGGTTCCCCAACGGACCCGTGGCCCTGGGTGACACGCTCCGTTGGGACATCCTCCGGTTGTGGGAGGAAATCCAACAGGGCCTGATCCGCGCCGCCCGGCAGTACGGTCGCCGCATCGTCTCCGTGGGTGCCGACACCTGGGGCGTGGATTACGTCCTGCTCTCGCGCAGGGGCGAGTTGCTGGGGCTGCCCTACGCCTATCGCGACAACCGCACCCGCGGCGTGATGGAACGGGTTTTCCGCAAGATTCCCCGTCCCAAACTGTTTGCCCGGACCGGCCTCCAGTTCCTGCCGTTCAACACCTTGTTTCAACTGATCGCCCACCAACAAACGCACCCCGAGCTGCTGGCCACGGCGCATCGGCTCCTTTTCATGCCGGATTTCGTCCACTGGGCACTGTGCGGGTCCGAGGTGGCCGAGTACACCATCGCCAGCACGTCCCAATGTCTGGACCCCAAACGCCGCACCTGGGCAACCAATCTGCTCAAGGAACTGGGCCTGCCCACCAGGCTTCTCCCGGAAATCGTGCCCCCGGGAACCCAACTGGGCCCGCTGCGCCCAAGTGTGGCGGAACGAACCGGTTTGGAAGGTGTCCATGTGGTGGCCCCACCGGCTCACGACACCGCCTCCGCGGTGGCCGCCGTGCCCGCCCGCGCGGGCCGCAGCGTCAACTGGGCCTACATCAGCTCCGGCACATGGTCGCTGATGGGCGTGGAAATGCCGCAGCCGGTCCTTACCGAACGCGCCCTGGCCATCAACATCACCAACGAAGGCGGCGTGGACGGCACTGTGCGGCTCCTCAAAAACATCACCGGCCTCTGGCTGGTCCAGCAATGCCGCAAAGCCTTCGAAGCCCGCGGCCGCAGCTTCACCTACCCCGAGCTGGTCCAGAAAGCCACCGAGGCCGTGCCCCTGCGGTCGCTGGTCAACCCGGACGACCCCCGGTTTCTGAACCCGCCGGACATGCCCCGCGCCATCCAGGAGTTCTGCCACGAAACCGGCCAACCCGTCCCCCGTACCGAAGGCGAGCTGATCCGGTGCGCCCTGGAAAGCCTGGCCCTGCGCTACCGCCAGGTGTTGGGCTGGCTGGAAGAACTGGTGGGGCAACGGCTCGAGGTGGTCCACATCGTGGGCGGCGGATCGCAAAATCGCCTGCTCAACCAGCTCACCGCCGACGCCTGCCAGCGTCCCGTCATCACCGGACCCGTTGAGGCCACCGCCATGGGCAACGCACTCACCCAGATGCGCGCCCGGGGCGAACTCAAATCCCTGGCCGATATGCGCGAGGTGGTGCGCAAGTCCGTGGACCTCGGCGAATATCAACCCCGCAAGTCCGACCTGTGGGAGGAAGCCTTCGCCCGCTTCGAAGAACTTACCCGCCGCTCCGGCGGGACCTGA